The stretch of DNA TGATGACAATAAAGAAGAATAGAGACAAATGGGTTGTGTCAAAATTTGTACCCCAACATAATCATGAGTTGTTGACACCTAGGAGTACAAGTTTACTTCGTGGGCATAGACGGGTGACACCAGcgcaaaaaaatttaatagacaCACTAAATGAGTTGGGGATACCAACATGGAAAATAATGTCTGTGTTGAGTAAGGAGTCGGGTGGTGATTATAATGTTGGTTGCATTGCTAAGGACATTCAGAATTATTTGGGCAATCGAAGGAAGCAACTTCTTGATGAGGGAGACGCACAAAAGTTATATGAATACTTTTTGGAAAGCGAACGTAATAATCCAGGGTTTGTATATTCGATCCAAGTTGATGCAGATGGATCGATGGGAAATTGCTTTTGGGCAGATGCGAGATCAAGAGCcgcatatcaatattttggcGATGTTGTTACGTTTGACGCTACGTACCTAACAAATCGCTACAAAATGCCATTTGTTCCATTCACTGGAGTTAACCATCATCATCAATCTATCATGTTTGGATGTGCGTTATTGATAAATGAGACAGCTGAGTCTTACACATGGTTATTAAAAACATGGTTAGAAGCGATGCTTGGTCGTGCTCCCTCTACAATAATAATTGATGATGACAAGTCAATGGCTAAGGCCATCGCGAATGTATTGCCCAATACAACTCACAAATTGTGTTTATGGCATATTCTACAAAAAGTTCCTGAACATTTAGCCCATGTTTATAATAGATATGcacaatttaaatatgattttaacCGCTGCATTCATGAGACATTAACTATTGAGGAGTTTGAGTTGGAGTGGACTGAAATGTGTTTGAAGTACAAGTTAGAAGAAAATAGTTGGTTGCAAACTATTTATGTTAAGAGAGAAAAGTGGGTGCCTGCTTATTTGAGATCAACATTTTGCGCTGGAATGTCCACAACTCAACGAAGTGAGAgtataaataagttttgtaaAGACTATGTTCGTTCAAGTACGATGGTAAGTGACTTCGTCCATCAATATGATAAAGCTTTGAATGCCCGTTATTTAAGTGAGAAAGAGAAAGGTGTGAAGACAAAAACATCGAGGCCTATTTTGAAAACTTCCAGTAGTATTGAAGAGGAAGTGGCCAAGCTCTACACGAGAAAATCCTTTTTGATCTTCCAAGATGAGTTATTTAATAGCCAATGGTTCAAGGCACGCAAAATACGTGAGGAAGATGGACGAAAAATTTATTTAGTGGGCATTAATGGGTATGAAAAACCGATATATGAAGTAGCACTTGGGATGGAGAAAAATGTTGTTTCTTGCACATGTtgtaaatttgaatttattggCTTCCTATGCCGGCACATCCTAcaagttttgacaaaaaaagATTGTTTGGACCTTGTGCAATCATATGTGTTAGAGAGGTGGACGATCAATGCAAAGAGTCGCATGGTAGATAGGATATGTGTCGATGAGGAGCCATTGGAGACTGTCCCAACTGCATTAGTCTTGAAACATCGTTTGATGAGACAGTTTTATATAGTTGCCGAGATGGGGTCACTATCTATTAAGAAATATGAGCATGCTTGTAAGGGAATAGAGACTATTCATCAAGAGCTTCTCTTGATGAatgaggatgatgatggtgGTAACAGGGAGGGACATCCAGTCCAGAGCAAAATAGTCTCAAACTTTTCATTGCAAGATCCTCCAATCATTGTATCTATAGGAAGGCCCAAATCATTACGACACAAGAACCCAAAGGAAAATGCACCAATGAAGAAGCGACGATGTAGCATTTGTAAACAAGAAGGTCATGCTAGAACCAACTGTCCTTCACATAGGTAATTGCCgacatattttattatgtttctaaTTATGTCGTATGTTACTTGTATGACCTTTTaacttgataaaatatttttttataggaataTGGGCGAGCCAAGTTCAAATATATTACCTTCAAACCTGGCCTCTATGTCAACAACATTTAATATGTACAAATactaatcttatcttatttattttatatttaaatgtttgatTTGATCACTTATTGTCACACCTTTGTGAAATTGTTCTTGGTTTGTAGGAATATGCAATTCCCACAAATGTCAGAAAATGAAGAGTATGGAGCATCTTGGaattttcagttttcacaaGAAGATTAATTATCGGGCAGCTGATTTTTTGTAGCCATTATACAAGTTTTGTGGGCATCATacttttgattttcttgttttcagtAGAAAAACTGACCCTAAAATATGTATATGGAGTAAATTGAAATAGGAATATGATTTGtgctttcatttcttccttTGGAAACTGCTTCTTGTACTTCTGTTTCTTCATATCTAAATTTCTGCAAATTTTGGGATTCATTCAGTTTGTAGAGCTTATAAATAGGCTGTTGGATTGCTGTAATCTGGATTGTTGTAATTATTTGTAGGCCGGTGCTAGTTTCCACTCTTTTTACTAGCTAGATGTTTTAGTTTTTCCATCGATAGGCTCTAAAATCACATGATGCCATGCAGgatgaatataataatattgaagTTTACGTGtgactcaaaatatatatacattaatgtgCTAGATCATGACTTCCTTAGAGAGAAACCGACAAAGAAGCAAGACAAAACATTAGAGTAAAGTGAAAAAATTCGTGAGGCCAATTTGCATACGAAACCTCATCTCCATTCAtcatataatattcaaatagtCTTTTACAAAAACTGATCTTGAAAATAAACACAACTTGTTCCGATAAGTCAAGTACATCTTAATGTAGCATTAAATGATTTACAGAGCACAAATGCTCATAAAATTTACAACTAAGCAATAACGCAATAAATACAATGGTCGTCCAATACTTTTTGGATTATCCGACGTCCGCATTTTGGAGGGAATGCCATAATAACATAGAGGTCTTTGTCCCGAGATCACTTCGTCTCTCTTGCCCTCATAGACCGTAAGCTAGATATGGTATCTCCACTACtttccatattgctgcaaaaaaaaaaaagaaaaaaaatgaaacactgCATCAAAGATTGCAAAATCAAATAGCTAAAACATCGAGTACCAAAACGGCAATAATAACATTTCACATTTTGCAGTCCTAATGAGTAATCTGGATATATGCTTATCTCATGACATCATGTTGTAATCTGGATTATTGCCAGAAATTATACTTCTACAACTCTCAATCAGTcacaaattttatatgaaatagttAATCAATTAGTAACTCCATAATTTGTTTGTGCTATTTTGAATTTGGCATTAACATTAGGCTTCAAACCAGACAAGCCTTGCCCGAAACATTCCTAGAGCAAGCCTTGGAGAAATATAATCAggccacaaaaaaaaattaaaattagaaactaaaaataaaagaatataaaaaaactattttagtatttaacaCCATTTTCAAAGacctttcattttaaattctttttaaaaaactatacaAAATACTGAAACTTTTAGCTGCCTAAAGATGGCTATATACGAGGCAACCATATGAACAATTGGAGGAGGAAGCAATCCATTGCAACCGAAAACAATGGACGAGATTCAACGGCAATATCGCCTACATCGTTGAGAAAtggtaaaagaaagaaatcaatgGTGTAGTAGCAATaagcacaaaaaaataaaaataaaacaattataaaggagtagaaaacaaacatgaaagaaGTTTGGCTTCATTAGGCAAGATCCAAATTTTATTTACCTTTCAACatgcagatattttttttttggggcttTCGGCTTGGTGGAGTGGAGCACAGATGGGTTTCGTTGAGAGAGGTGATTTTGTGTTTAGCACCCCAGATtcgggagggagagggagagagaaggagagaggcGATTTTGTGTTTGGCTGAGAAATGAACTTAGATTcaggagggagagggagagagaagtgaTGTTTGGCCGAGACTCGAAATGAACTGggagggggagggagagggagagggacgGAGAGAAGTAATTTTTTTGACAAGATTCaatgcatttcattttattttactcttcTATGGAATGCTTACGTGGCATATTTCTATTGGCCGGTGTGAATACACGTTTGGCACCCATCCGGTCTGAAGCgcaactcatatatatatatgtatatatatatatacaactcttAAGTCagcaacatgaaaaacaaaagaaaagaggtGCAGCGGCATGGAACTTACAACTAAACCGAGAATATGCGTGGAGGGGCAAGGTGCAACGATCTGGCTAGAGGAACTGTGGTGGTGCAACTGGAGTGCAGAGGAATGTGGTGGAGGTGCCGTTGAGCTGGGCTGagcaagagagaaaaaaaaaagggagaggtGAGCGCGAGAGAGGGTgaagagaaaggagggagtaaccAAGGGAGGTACTCACTGTGAGGGGGTGCTATGGGCTGAGGTGGCCTGAGGGTGTTCAGCGCCCTTTTCCGTGTTGGTGGCGACCGCTTGGAGTGGCTGGTGCAGTCCGTTGCAGTGGTTCAGTGGGTGAACCTCTGTTTCGGGTAgctaaaaacaggggaataaacAGCTGGGTTTTCCGTGAGAGGGGTGGCTTGCGGTAGAGTTAACCGTGGTGGTTTATGTGAGGTGGGGTCACAATGTGGTGGGGCTCTTGGTGGAGGGTATTGCAACAGTTTATGGTGGCTGAACGTTGCTCTATTTTCGGATACAAAAACATAGGAAACCGAAGCTTGCAGTAGAGGCTACGGGACGTTAGGCGACAGCTTCGTGTGGTTGGGTAGTGGGCACGATGGGGAGGTCTGGACTGAGGTTCACAGTGGAGAGTGGATGAATTGTGCAGTAGCAACAAGTGGGTGCAGTGggtgatggaggctgaggagtgaaaaagaagaagcggcAACTCTAGGTTTTCGTTGAGGATGAAGAACGtgcaaatatataaatgaatggatgaccaaaaaaaataaaaccctagagagccgagagagatgTGTGCTCGGATGAAAGGCTGTGtcatgtgtgtgcatggagtggacgagaggaagaCTTATGGGTGAATAAGAAGTAtagatggaaagaaaaaaaataaaacatatggggaagttaacgtgtggaaaaaggaaaaaaaataacgtgtgaagaaaaaaaaataaaataaaatgaactaaaaataaacaaataaaaaaaattgagcttgattgggtccgggtgttacaattcCTGTACTGCTCCAAGGGCTGAGGACGATGAGGATCAGTTTAGGGTGGCGGAGGAGGAGAGTCCATTGCCGGGTGGTATTTCTTTCTGGAAAAGTTGGTGCGTGCATTCATGGTGAATCGGCGGTGTATGGGTATCAGGGAGTAGTGTTTGCTTAAATAGAAAGAAAGTTCCCTTTGGAAGTGAAATTAATATGGTAACAAAAAATCAAAGCCACGATTGACGATTCGaacattttatttcataaaaaacaaaagctttTCAAAAAGACTCATATTTGCTCCCTTTcaattcagaaataaaatgtacaaaaataagctcatgtctacactaatCATGTCAGAGTACTTTCTGTTATACACCtttttatgcatatgcaaaacaaatatgcacattttcaaatctaacctcatttcatttcttttgtgtcAAGCTAGTATATGCCCCCGCTTACCTAaacttcttaatttttatgaatctttCTCATAATAGTGCCAACAGAAATCTGATCATCACCAATAAAATGGTCAAGCTTAACTTTCTTAAATCCCATcgaataaatatattgatacttaaaaccctaaatgctaacattaacctattttaattcctcaacaTCTAAAACTCTCATAACTCTAAAACGTCATCGCTTCTCAaatccatcaatatccacttaatttctACAACAATGCCCATAAAAATACTTTTCCAAATTAAACAattctcttaacataattatagcaaaattattaaagtaaaatagaaagattttgtttaattaaaacacCAAAAAGATttaattagtttctttttaaaaggcttAAAATACAATTTCACTCATACTATATACttctaaaattcatattttgcaaatatatatatttgctaaataatatatttcatatctttatttatttagtacaaatatatgtatagatatatatatatatatatacatagacatatatatatatatatatatatataattaaaacccTTATAAAACTAAAGTTTAGACTCAATGTAAAACTCTGCATTTTAGTAAATACATAGAACATATTAAGTGCATGGCCTCTAAGGGAGCATACAGAAACAAAGAAAGGGCTTAAAGTCTTACACTTCCCGACCTAACCATGCGGCAGGCATGCTCACTGTGGGGAAGGACCTGCGACGAAGTTGGGAGGCTGAGGTGGCGTCGAAGATTTGGGAGGCTACGCACGGAGAGGGAGAGTGAATgtagtgagagaaagagagagaaaacatgGCATAAAGGGAAACAACGGAGACTGACAGTTGGCCTACTGAGAGATATGGGTGGCTTGGGGTTGCGCAAGGTGCTCGGCGGCACCGTCTGTGCAGGAGGCGACAACGTGGTGGGGGCTGGCGATGTGCGGTGGCTTTCTCCAGATAGGTGGTGGCTGGTTCAAGTGGTGGCTATTACTCTGCCTCGGTATAGTAAAATAAGGgccttttcttttggtttacAGCGGTGGTGCACTAGCAATGGTTGGGTTGTATTGCGGAGGAGGAAGTGCTCGGTTTCGGTTTGCTTGCTGGACGGGTGGTTGTTAGAAGAGCATATGTGGCATTGTTAGACAGATGAAGGTTATTTCCGTCACTGGGTTGCCATGTGGGTTGAAAACATGGAGGAGAAGTGGCTATGGAGGTGCGACTGGTGGCTGTGGACTGGAGTAACTAGGTTGTTTTCGGATTGGTTCTGGTGGCACTGGTTGTTGGCTGTGAGGATGAGGTGTTTCACAGCAGACTGTGCGACGGGAACCACTAAAATGCAGTGGTTGGTCTCGGTGTTGTAAGGGTGAGGTTTAGACTGTGGGTTCGATTTCTATCGCGCAGGGTGATCTCGGCACGTTTGTTTCCGTCCGGGGTTGTTGGGCTGCGAGATGGGGGCGGCGTTGCTGTTTATGAAAGGGAACAAGGTGGTAGCAGTTTCTAGAGGGGCTGGGCAGTTTGGGTTTATGTTTGCAGGGGCACAACGACATTGGTAGGTTTTCTCCAGAGGAATGGGAtttaaacatgcatatatatgaattaaacCCTAGGGATGAGGACAGAGATACGTACATGCATGAGAGTTGGACATAGGTGGTGAATGGCAAccgaaatttgaaaaaaaattatccccCACAATCATGTATatatccaaataaataaataaaatagatactaaaataaataaatgagaggTTGGGTCCTTGTAAAATAAATTGGGCCTTtgctctaaataaaaaaaaaaattactaaaaaaaactcatctggATTTTCATACGTATAAACTcggaagaaaaaagttttgaaagcGGGCTTGGAGATGGGCTCGGGTGGTACATTTGATCCCTATATGTGAGGCCCAAGTATGTTTTAAAAGTGAGTTTTCCCTTATTAAATGGTGTGATCATGTGTGTGCAGTAGGCCAAgctgaagaaaaacaaaatctagCCCCTTTACAAAACGGTGTCGTTTGGCCTAGGATTAAAatcctaactttttttttctttcatcttttcctttctctcctcCCCTTTCTTCTCCCCAACGCCACTTCTTCCCTGAGCCCCCCTTCTCTTCCTCCCTCGTTGTCCCTCACCTCTTCGTCTCTCAATCTCTCATTTTGTCACTATCTAGGCAACCTTACAAAGAAACCCCCTTCTCTGACCATCTTCCTCTTCAGTCTCTTCGCCCTCTCTcgctaactctctctctctctctctctctctctctctctctctctctctctctctctctctctctctctctctccgcttcTCCCCCTTTGGCTTGGCATTACAACCACCATTCGCCATCATTCGACCTCAAGAACAAGCTTCTTTACCATGGATCACAACCAGCCACTCAAATCTTTCGTCACTCGGCATCCTCATCAACGTCGATCGCTGTCTATTTTGTTTCTCAAATTCGTTTACCTCTGTCTCTCGTAACTCCTCCGTCGCACTCACCCCGCCGTCCAATGTTAGCCATGGTGGGCTCCTCGATCTCGACCTTCATCCCACATATCCCTCACTTTTCTTTCCTGGaccctctctccccctctcactCTGTTTCTTTTTCCTAGGGTTCCGTCATGCACCGCCGTGGTCTGCCACCTTCAAGTGCTCACTGAAGGTTGTCCAAACACCCACCACCTCCAAACTACCTCTGGGTCTCACCCTTGTAAAAAACCCTATTTTGATTTttgctttttctctctcctagggTTTTCTGATGCTGCCACCAACCATCGCGAGCTTCTCTCTATTAGACCCTCTGTTCACACTAGATTGTCTCCATCTCGTTCCTCACTATAACACCACTATCATAACCTAGATTGGCCACTGCCACTATGCCCTGCCACTTTCACTACCATATTTTTCCCCTTCAGACAGCACCACTTGACACGTGCACGCACACATGCACTGTTTTCTCTCAACCTGACAAAAACCACCACAATCAGTAGCTTAGGACTCAACACACAACGATCATCCAAAAATCTCCTTCGCATTGGTAAGTAAAACCCTAGATTGACCCTTGAAATACTGATATTGAAAAACTATGATTTTTGTTGCAGTATGGTTGTGATTGGTTAAGTGGCCAAGGGCATGTGAAGCGTTCGGATAATAACTGTAGTTGGTGAGAGATTGTTGCACGAGGACTGGTGAAGCATTGGTTGCAAAAATGTGAAACTGTGAAATTTGTATCATTATATTGTGTTTGTTGTCATACTTTGCTATGACATTACATCCAATAACTGCTTGTTACATAATTACATTTTGTTTATTACATGTCATTAAATTGTATGAATTGTACTCTATTTTGTAGGCGTGTGTATCACGGCCCCAAGCCGAGATAGAGTATTATCTCAATACAGCTCTtttggtcactcgggagtgtGTAAAATTGAGTGACATCTTCTTTTCCTTGATatacttaaaatttttataaaaaattatacactcatctcccaaaaactcaaaataaccccttaatgataaaaaaatctataaaaaattattttttaaaattattaaagaaatacaCATGTTTAGACATATTTGTGATATcatgtatttatgtatattttaattaaataattattattttattttattattagtcCTCTTgatctaaaatttatatgagttttattatattattttatgatttttttaagttgtgaaatttatttcaatgtattgttcttgttattaattattgtttattatttaaattgctctttaatttaaattactttattgttggatttactattttattttatttagttactGTGTTTTAATTTAAGTTATCATTTAAATCCTATTCGTTGGATCAGTTTCAAGACCCGAGTTGAAAGACtagatctcatttctttcccctcctttttctttttcctctttttgttttttttttccctattctctagttcttcttctttcttcttcttcctttttctttcttcctccccTGCCTCTCGCGCGACCCCTTCCCCCTGTTTCCCTCTTCATACGTTTTCCCCCAGCCCACCACCTTGCACTGCCCGTTGCTGTTACCACCCCTCCTATTCTCCTCCCTACCGGTCGGAGACCACCCCCTCTGTTTTCAGCTCCTCCTGCACTGCCAATCTCCCCCAACGCACAGCTTCAAGCCGCGGCTTCAGTTTGCTCCCGCACCACCGTGCCTCCACTGTTCGCCTCCAGTTCTTCACCACACCACCGACGACCTCCCAGCAACCTCAACCATCAAACCCAGCCCACGACAACCACTCCTCCCTTTTCCATCGCACGTACACATCTCCTCTTCAGGCACAATTTTCTCCTCGTAGCTTCCCCTCCATTTTTACCCTGTTTTGGAATCACGGCCAGCCCCTTGAAACAACGGCTTCGCCGCTACTTCGCCACTTTCAGCATCACTGATGAtcttggttggttggttggttgtgctggactgagtccgaggagtaaggggatcGGTTAGATGTGAGGATGTGTTGTTCATTTAATTGAATTATGCTAGTGtgcatttatgttatgtttggcATCATGGCATTTGTTGCATCATTTCATGCATGCTCATGTGTTGTGAATAAAAACTGTATTTTCATATGAGAGATGATTTTGAGTGTGTTTGAAATGAATGAATTGAATGGTTTGAGAGAGTGGAAAAAGAGATTGTAGGGATGGTAGTAAGCAGGGACGATGATAGAGTTCTACCTGCGATTCTCGCCTACAGCGTGagctgtagggatggtggtaagcagggatggtggtagagtctcaCCTATGATTCGCGCCTAGAGTGCTCTGATAGGTACCccttgtgtggaaaggaactgtagggattgtggtaagcagggatggtgcaAGGAAGGTGGTAGAGTCTCACctatgattcccgcctacgaTGCACGCTGTGGTAAGCAGCGATGGTGGTAGTCCCACCTGTGATtctcgcctacggtgcacgcggtagggatggtggtaagtagggatggtggtagagtcatGCCAGTGATTCCCACCTACAGTGTTCGATAAATGATTATGTTGGACAATTTTCCGAAAAAATGGcggtttatgatttaatagtTATGAtcactattttctgggaaaatggttCGTTTATGTTTGGgctattttttgggaaaatggcGATTTTTGATAAATAGATATGTGGACCATTTTCTGAGAAATTGGTGGATTTCTATGTGGGCCGTTTtctgaaaaaatggctatttatttttaatggaatgATTTTTGATCCATTTTCGGGGATAATGGTGGGATATGTTTTAATGGATATATTTTTAGGCCAAATTGGGATTTTGGTGTGTgttagaaaatattcattttaggaaaaaatgatgttttgggtctaatgcatatttcatcatatgcacgcatatttgttggttgcattaatgcatttttatctcttaGGTTGCTTGgttgattacttgctgagactCATAATCTCACGATATTTGATACATTTATGGTATTGTagattttaagaattttgtgcccaaaattgataattataatatgaatgtggtatttatcaataaatcataaataacttatcgATCTGTAAATTAGAGACCAACTTACAAATTGTCtgaatttgagaattttgtagCAGTTGTAATAAAACTCGTACTAAGTTATGATCTATACCATTTAAGGAAGATATTCATAaaactcgatctctacacgcatgtagtgtgcATGAACTTTGACCTTTCTATAGTGTCCCATGAGAACCTCTCGCTCTCTGCATCCATAGTAGCTTCGGAAACCTTCCGACCAATGAACACATCCACTCCAATGGACTCACCTATGTTTTATCTTGAGTGTGATAAGGTGGAGATATAATTTTCAAGAGATATTCAACTTTGAATGTGGAGAGAAACTCTCTCAAGTGCTCTTGGAAGgagtgataggaaccaaggtgggcctactcttaaagatcctttgcaagttccagatgggccaattacaagatcaagggccaagaagatcaatgaagcaatgcaaggattggtgcaatccacttgggatgaagccagcaagagctcaacactcaagatgggtctgaaagaagaagaaccagttttgatccacttgattcaagctgtggaagacattacttagagatatggcctattgttattggaggcttccaatttggttaaatgatttattttattagtttagaataagtgggcttgaagatgcttggcccacatgttttatttcttatgaactatgttttttaggaaggccttgtattttggccaatggcttatttggaaagttactttttaggaactagggtttcatcaatttattgtaggggttactgtagccgcgcgtactgtagccggtactgttcatcaagggtcattttgggtaaaaggggctttattttggctagggttttgattaggtttgggtttaaaaactctttgtagcctcatttgaggggttagacaatattgaattttatttatgagttgagttttctcctctttttcctGATTGAACtattgaacttatcaaaggtaaatcacaacctttgtggcgttcctcttttgtaatttgggttcttgagacgggtttttcaacgggtctagattttaatataatctaggttcttgaaacaagttctcttcgggtctaggttctccatccgttgacttgattttggctttcttggagacttttcaaattgattgtgggttcaaggaaattcattcccacgggttcatatcaaggaGGCTATGTTTTTGGCTCTCTCACCTCTACCAAAGGGCAGAACAAAATGTTCTATTTATACCTCCCAAGAAATGAGGTGCTTAAACCCTAGAAAAAATTAGGTTTtctgaacattggctcgagcaaCGTTGTACTTCTGAAGCCGCTCGAGCCTCATGTCAAGCGATGATTGAGCAAACTCTCTAGATTGAGTTTCGCTCGAGCATTGTGTCAAATCATGTCGATTGAACTCTCTGTTTTGATATAGCTCAAGCGGTGTGTCGAGCCAAGTCAAGCAAACTCTTTGTTTTGAGTGTCGCTCAAGCGATGTGTCGAGTCATGTTGACCGAACTCTCTGGATTGAGTTTTGCTCAAGCGTTGTGTCAAACCATGTCGATTGAACTCTCTGTTTTGATATAGCTCGAGTG from Juglans regia cultivar Chandler chromosome 4, Walnut 2.0, whole genome shotgun sequence encodes:
- the LOC108997910 gene encoding protein FAR1-RELATED SEQUENCE 5-like, whose product is MSTSRDHVEIVDSDNSSADEVEMIVEDGQVEQNKNMPKEGHTMSSSYVEPYVGLEFDDVEDALSCYKAFSRRTGFSIRTNHTWLSGIDKSLIGVEYVCSREGFRQNHSKLKERARPEAPETKCGCKTMMTIKKNRDKWVVSKFVPQHNHELLTPRSTSLLRGHRRVTPAQKNLIDTLNELGIPTWKIMSVLSKESGGDYNVGCIAKDIQNYLGNRRKQLLDEGDAQKLYEYFLESERNNPGFVYSIQVDADGSMGNCFWADARSRAAYQYFGDVVTFDATYLTNRYKMPFVPFTGVNHHHQSIMFGCALLINETAESYTWLLKTWLEAMLGRAPSTIIIDDDKSMAKAIANVLPNTTHKLCLWHILQKVPEHLAHVYNRYAQFKYDFNRCIHETLTIEEFELEWTEMCLKYKLEENSWLQTIYVKREKWVPAYLRSTFCAGMSTTQRSESINKFCKDYVRSSTMVSDFVHQYDKALNARYLSEKEKGVKTKTSRPILKTSSSIEEEVAKLYTRKSFLIFQDELFNSQWFKARKIREEDGRKIYLVGINGYEKPIYEVALGMEKNVVSCTCCKFEFIGFLCRHILQVLTKKDCLDLVQSYVLERWTINAKSRMVDRICVDEEPLETVPTALVLKHRLMRQFYIVAEMGSLSIKKYEHACKGIETIHQELLLMNEDDDGGNREGHPVQSKIVSNFSLQDPPIIVSIGRPKSLRHKNPKENAPMKKRRCSICKQEGHARTNCPSHR